A window from Sphingobacterium hotanense encodes these proteins:
- a CDS encoding DUF4397 domain-containing protein: MNFLRNAKLFSIALLSAFFLISCQKDSVGDLALDAPSFSGIAGFNAVYRSLGLDLKIDDRVINSDEYFDMGGAVKHKSVFPGRRSISLYDKDKKVEVFRGEHLVDPGKVYSAFFYGKDNVQMKVVEDNMIAPSAGKAKIRIANFANNRRIDFKVKEGQTATAGDKVLSAQEVTTFYEFNAEKVRFQFENESEFSQMSIEFKPKDRGVYTVFLIPRIVSNVEGISMPDYEIQVIEHN; the protein is encoded by the coding sequence ATGAATTTTCTAAGAAACGCAAAGCTATTTTCCATCGCTCTATTGTCGGCATTCTTCCTGATCAGTTGTCAGAAAGATAGCGTGGGAGACCTTGCACTGGATGCGCCGTCATTTTCGGGTATTGCAGGATTTAATGCAGTCTATCGCAGCTTGGGGCTGGATTTGAAGATCGACGATCGGGTAATCAATTCCGATGAATATTTTGATATGGGGGGCGCTGTGAAGCATAAGAGCGTTTTTCCGGGCAGAAGAAGCATCAGCCTGTATGATAAGGATAAAAAAGTGGAGGTATTCCGTGGTGAGCATCTGGTTGATCCCGGAAAGGTATATTCCGCGTTTTTCTATGGGAAGGATAATGTGCAGATGAAAGTAGTGGAAGATAATATGATCGCGCCATCAGCAGGGAAAGCAAAGATAAGAATAGCAAATTTCGCGAATAATCGTCGTATTGACTTCAAAGTGAAAGAGGGGCAGACGGCAACAGCAGGAGATAAGGTGCTTTCTGCCCAGGAGGTTACTACTTTCTATGAATTCAACGCAGAAAAGGTGAGATTTCAGTTTGAAAATGAAAGTGAATTCTCACAAATGTCAATCGAATTCAAACCCAAAGATAGAGGTGTTTATACGGTGTTTTTAATACCAAGAATTGTCTCCAATGTGGAAGGAATATCGATGCCGGATTATGAAATCCAGGTCATTGAGCATAATTAG
- a CDS encoding SDR family oxidoreductase: protein MSILDKFSLKDKVIVITGGTGILGKSFVHAVAEAGAKVCVIGRNQEKIDERVAQAKALGAEALGVVADVMDEQSVKEAKDSIVEAFGTIDGLVNAVGGNIPGATIGDDQNIFDNKIQDTIKAIELNLYGTIIPTMILGQVIAEKGAGAIINISSLAASRPLTRVLGYTVAKHGIDGFTKWMSTELALRYGDKVRVNAIAPGVFLTEQNRTLLTNPDGSYSPRAQKFINGTPYQRLGDPSELEGTLVYLLSDASAFVSGETVFVDGGFNTWCGV from the coding sequence ATGAGTATTCTAGACAAATTTTCCCTAAAAGATAAGGTTATTGTAATCACTGGTGGTACCGGTATCTTGGGTAAATCCTTTGTCCATGCCGTTGCAGAAGCCGGCGCTAAGGTTTGCGTCATTGGTCGCAATCAAGAAAAAATCGATGAGCGTGTTGCACAAGCAAAAGCATTAGGTGCGGAAGCATTAGGTGTTGTTGCTGACGTGATGGACGAGCAGTCTGTAAAAGAGGCGAAGGATAGCATCGTGGAAGCCTTCGGAACCATTGATGGCCTTGTCAACGCAGTTGGTGGTAACATTCCAGGCGCGACAATCGGCGATGACCAAAATATATTTGACAATAAGATTCAAGACACGATCAAAGCGATCGAGTTGAACCTATATGGCACGATTATCCCGACCATGATACTAGGTCAGGTGATTGCTGAGAAAGGTGCAGGAGCGATTATCAACATCTCTTCACTAGCTGCGAGTCGCCCATTGACACGCGTGCTAGGCTATACGGTAGCAAAACATGGTATCGATGGATTTACCAAATGGATGTCTACCGAGTTGGCGCTTCGTTATGGCGATAAGGTGCGCGTGAATGCGATTGCACCGGGCGTATTCCTGACCGAACAAAATAGAACTTTGTTGACCAACCCTGATGGCAGCTATAGCCCACGGGCGCAGAAATTCATCAACGGAACACCTTACCAGCGTCTAGGCGATCCTAGCGAACTTGAGGGAACCTTGGTGTATCTGCTTAGCGATGCGTCTGCATTTGTGTCTGGAGAGACCGTATTTGTGGATGGAGGATTTAATACATGGTGTGGCGTTTAA
- a CDS encoding sugar kinase produces the protein MPHVLSFGEILIRQQSVGDSFFGSQENLLRIYPGGSEANVACSLGQMGTPVQYASAFPNNKLSEEILAVLNGHQVDTSKCLQIGDRIGSYFLLSANGLTKGEVIYDRKYSSFSQLSPEDLNFDVLFEDVDWLHWTALTPALNQEMANVMLKVLQAASKRNIYISVDLNYRNRLWQYGKNPLEIMPDLLAYCHVIMGNIWAAHTMIGIAVPEGLDRNTEKEVLVEAATVSAAALFEKYPRLEHIANTFRFMDNPTHNLFFGTYHSRTENAVSHTYETNEIVDRIGSGDAFMAGLIHALRKTQQAQEIIDIATGAGYEKLFVEGDFGNGKY, from the coding sequence ATGCCACACGTTTTATCATTTGGAGAAATACTAATCAGACAGCAGAGTGTCGGAGATAGTTTCTTTGGAAGTCAAGAGAATTTATTACGGATTTATCCCGGAGGATCAGAAGCCAATGTCGCTTGTTCGCTTGGACAAATGGGAACCCCGGTACAATATGCCAGCGCTTTTCCGAACAATAAGCTAAGTGAAGAGATATTGGCAGTTTTGAACGGTCATCAGGTCGACACGTCTAAATGTCTTCAAATTGGCGACCGTATTGGTTCCTATTTTCTGCTTTCGGCAAATGGATTGACGAAGGGAGAAGTAATTTACGACCGTAAATACTCTAGTTTTTCGCAATTAAGTCCGGAAGACCTAAACTTCGATGTGCTGTTTGAAGATGTAGATTGGTTGCATTGGACGGCATTGACTCCTGCGTTGAACCAGGAGATGGCCAACGTAATGTTAAAAGTATTGCAAGCGGCAAGCAAACGTAACATCTATATTTCTGTCGATCTAAACTACCGCAATAGACTTTGGCAGTATGGTAAAAATCCCTTGGAGATTATGCCAGACCTGTTGGCTTATTGCCATGTCATCATGGGAAATATTTGGGCTGCGCATACCATGATTGGAATCGCCGTTCCCGAGGGGTTAGATAGGAATACAGAGAAGGAGGTTTTGGTCGAAGCAGCAACGGTATCCGCAGCTGCCTTGTTTGAAAAATATCCGAGATTAGAACATATCGCCAATACTTTTCGATTTATGGATAATCCCACGCATAATCTATTTTTCGGAACTTATCATTCCAGAACCGAGAATGCAGTTTCGCATACATATGAAACCAATGAGATTGTCGATCGTATCGGCAGTGGCGATGCCTTTATGGCGGGGTTGATTCATGCCTTACGAAAAACCCAACAGGCACAGGAAATAATAGATATCGCAACGGGCGCAGGATATGAGAAGCTGTTCGTAGAGGGCGATTTTGGAAATGGAAAATACTAA
- a CDS encoding FtsK/SpoIIIE family DNA translocase: protein MAKLNTFKNGSGSTGTKKAKNTTLSYQKRSARKSFDQINFSEGQRKALKILGLFLLLLAGLFAVAFISYLFTWKADQSYIAATNGGWSTLLNTADELHDENTEIPLVENKLGKFGALLANQFIYEWFGVASFLFIVVLFVIGYKFLYKRSILPVWKTLLYSAVAILFLSVTFGFIQDFIYDTPHILEGKFGFWTNQILKSQVGVVGTAGLLIFILLTALVLIYNLDLKWSFQSNKGEMEEDEEEDEEFIEDSLVSHSNTINKQKTNEVATHTYSHPVEEPNARNNFTEKEEIEEPEDLTVSLPLSVNTPKPTPVAPVVNSDEIEFSIEEPEFEEPEETVVGPDLTVAKVVEEKAISANDLVEKFGEYDPKLDLSGYKYPTLDLLKEYGTGKITINQQELEANKNRIVETLRNYSIEIEHIKATIGPTVTLYEIIPKPGVRISKIKNLEDDIALSLAALGIRIIAPMPGKGTIGIEVPNSSPEMVSMRSILATEKFQKTEMDLPIALGKTISNEVYIADLAKMPHLLVAGATGQGKSVGINAILTSLLFKKHPAELKFVLVDPKKVELSLFKKIERHFLAKLPNEDEAIITDTKKVINTLNSLCIEMDQRYDLLKNAQVRNLKEYNAKFINRRLNPEEGHRFLPFIVLIIDEFADLMMTAGKEVETPIARLAQLARAVGIHLVIATQRPSVNIITGTIKANFPARLAFRVLSKVDSRTILDSGGADQLIGRGDMLLATGSDLIRIQCAFVDTPEVDEVSEFIGSQRGYPSAHYLPEYVDPNGDGEGISDFDPADRDQLFEEAARLIVMHQQGSTSLIQRKLKLGYNRAGRIIDQLEAAGIVGPFEGSKAREVLYPDDYSLEQYLETLRKDN, encoded by the coding sequence ATGGCTAAATTAAATACATTTAAAAACGGTAGTGGATCGACAGGGACAAAGAAGGCTAAGAATACTACTTTATCCTATCAAAAACGAAGCGCACGAAAATCATTTGACCAAATAAACTTCTCTGAGGGACAGCGTAAAGCGTTGAAAATCCTAGGATTATTTCTTTTGTTACTTGCTGGACTTTTCGCAGTCGCTTTTATATCCTATTTATTTACTTGGAAAGCAGACCAAAGCTACATCGCTGCCACCAATGGCGGTTGGAGCACACTCCTCAATACGGCAGATGAGCTCCACGATGAAAATACAGAAATACCTTTGGTCGAAAATAAACTTGGAAAGTTTGGTGCACTATTGGCAAACCAGTTTATCTATGAATGGTTTGGCGTAGCATCCTTCCTTTTTATCGTCGTGTTATTCGTTATCGGCTACAAATTCCTATACAAAAGATCTATCCTTCCCGTATGGAAGACCCTGTTGTACTCAGCGGTGGCTATTTTATTCTTATCGGTGACCTTCGGATTTATCCAAGACTTCATATACGATACTCCACATATCTTGGAAGGTAAATTTGGCTTCTGGACCAATCAAATCTTAAAATCGCAAGTTGGTGTTGTAGGAACAGCCGGCTTATTGATTTTCATCCTTTTAACCGCTTTGGTACTTATCTATAACTTGGACTTGAAATGGTCTTTCCAAAGCAATAAAGGCGAAATGGAAGAAGATGAGGAGGAGGACGAAGAATTTATCGAAGACAGCCTAGTTAGCCACAGCAATACGATCAATAAGCAAAAAACGAACGAAGTTGCGACCCATACGTATTCGCATCCCGTTGAAGAGCCAAACGCTCGAAATAATTTCACGGAGAAGGAAGAGATCGAAGAGCCGGAAGATTTGACCGTATCCCTCCCTCTTTCTGTCAACACGCCTAAACCGACGCCAGTTGCTCCAGTAGTAAATTCTGATGAGATTGAGTTCAGTATCGAAGAGCCGGAATTTGAGGAGCCAGAGGAAACCGTAGTTGGGCCTGACCTGACGGTAGCGAAAGTGGTGGAGGAAAAAGCAATCTCTGCCAATGATCTGGTTGAAAAATTCGGAGAATACGACCCTAAGCTTGATCTTTCGGGCTATAAATACCCGACTTTAGACCTATTAAAAGAATACGGCACTGGAAAGATCACCATCAACCAGCAAGAGCTAGAGGCGAACAAAAACAGAATTGTTGAAACGCTACGTAACTATAGCATCGAAATCGAACATATCAAAGCGACTATCGGTCCGACCGTAACGCTTTACGAAATCATCCCGAAACCGGGGGTTCGTATTTCGAAGATCAAGAATCTGGAAGACGATATCGCATTAAGCTTAGCAGCTTTAGGTATTCGTATCATTGCCCCAATGCCGGGTAAAGGTACGATTGGTATCGAAGTACCGAACAGTAGCCCGGAAATGGTATCCATGCGCTCTATTTTGGCGACAGAGAAGTTCCAAAAGACAGAGATGGATTTGCCTATCGCTTTAGGTAAAACAATCTCTAACGAGGTATATATAGCCGACTTAGCGAAAATGCCGCACTTACTCGTGGCTGGTGCGACCGGACAGGGTAAATCAGTCGGAATCAATGCCATCTTGACTTCCCTCCTATTCAAAAAGCACCCGGCAGAGCTAAAATTCGTATTGGTCGATCCGAAAAAAGTAGAGCTCTCGCTATTTAAGAAGATCGAAAGACACTTCTTAGCAAAATTGCCGAATGAGGACGAAGCAATTATAACCGACACTAAAAAAGTAATCAACACCCTCAATTCCCTATGTATCGAGATGGATCAGCGTTATGATCTATTGAAGAACGCCCAAGTAAGGAATTTGAAGGAATATAATGCAAAATTTATCAATCGTCGATTAAACCCTGAGGAGGGTCATCGATTCTTACCGTTTATAGTTCTTATTATTGATGAGTTTGCCGATTTGATGATGACGGCAGGGAAAGAAGTAGAAACTCCGATTGCTCGTTTGGCGCAGTTAGCCCGTGCGGTAGGTATTCACTTGGTTATTGCTACGCAAAGACCTTCAGTAAATATCATTACCGGTACGATCAAAGCTAACTTCCCGGCGCGACTAGCATTCCGCGTATTGTCTAAGGTCGATTCACGAACGATCCTCGACAGCGGTGGTGCAGACCAGTTAATTGGTCGCGGAGATATGCTACTTGCCACAGGATCTGACCTAATTCGTATTCAATGTGCATTTGTGGATACACCGGAGGTCGATGAGGTTTCTGAATTTATTGGCTCCCAACGCGGATACCCATCTGCCCATTACCTCCCGGAGTATGTAGATCCGAATGGCGATGGCGAAGGAATATCCGACTTCGACCCGGCTGACAGAGATCAGCTATTCGAAGAGGCTGCACGCCTGATCGTTATGCATCAACAAGGCTCAACATCTTTAATACAGCGCAAGTTAAAATTAGGTTATAACCGCGCTGGACGAATTATCGATCAACTGGAAGCTGCAGGTATCGTAGGTCCATTTGAAGGCAGTAAGGCACGCGAGGTGCTATACCCTGATGATTATTCGTTGGAACAGTATTTGGAAACGTTAAGAAAAGACAATTAA
- the uxuA gene encoding mannonate dehydratase, whose translation MQFLEQTWRWYGPNDSVSLQDVKQAGATGIVSALHHIAHGEVWPLEDIQERKRIIEEAGLTWSVVESVPVHEAIKTGAANADEYLERYKESLKNLAACGIKTVCYNFMPVLDWTRTQLDLTMKDGSKALYFDWIDLAIFDIYILKRQDAKAEYPANVQQAAEEKFGTLDQDALNELERVVLMGIPGESDITLDSLQNSISVYKEIGFDGLRKNLLYFLNSIAEVCEENGILMTIHPDDPPYPILGLPRIVSNAEDLNYIISEQEKQFNGICFCTGSLGAGPKNDLPAIFDQVKHRVNFVHLRNVKRDEIGSFYEADHLDGDVDMFKVMEALVAENQKREQPIPFRPDHGHQMLDDLNKVTNPGYSAIGRLRGLAELRGLELGIIRSNRF comes from the coding sequence ATGCAATTTTTAGAACAAACATGGAGATGGTATGGCCCGAACGATTCGGTGTCCTTACAAGACGTAAAACAGGCTGGTGCGACGGGCATTGTTTCCGCACTACATCATATAGCACATGGCGAAGTATGGCCGTTGGAAGATATTCAGGAACGCAAGCGCATTATTGAGGAAGCAGGACTGACTTGGTCGGTGGTGGAAAGTGTGCCCGTTCATGAGGCAATCAAGACAGGAGCAGCAAACGCCGACGAATATTTAGAACGCTATAAAGAGTCGCTGAAAAATCTGGCAGCATGCGGCATCAAAACGGTATGCTATAATTTTATGCCTGTTTTGGATTGGACGCGTACGCAATTGGATTTAACCATGAAGGATGGCTCCAAGGCCTTATATTTTGATTGGATCGACTTGGCGATTTTTGATATTTATATCCTAAAGCGTCAGGATGCGAAAGCTGAGTATCCGGCAAACGTTCAACAAGCGGCAGAAGAGAAGTTTGGAACCTTAGATCAGGATGCGTTGAACGAATTGGAGCGTGTGGTATTGATGGGTATTCCGGGCGAAAGCGATATTACGCTGGATTCTTTGCAAAACAGTATTTCAGTTTACAAAGAAATTGGCTTTGATGGCTTGCGCAAAAACTTGCTTTACTTCTTAAATAGCATTGCTGAGGTTTGTGAGGAAAACGGCATTTTGATGACCATTCACCCCGACGATCCTCCTTACCCGATTCTAGGACTTCCGCGTATTGTAAGCAACGCCGAAGATCTGAACTACATTATCAGCGAACAAGAAAAACAATTCAACGGAATTTGTTTCTGTACAGGTTCGCTAGGAGCGGGGCCAAAGAACGATCTTCCCGCAATATTTGATCAGGTAAAACATCGTGTCAACTTTGTGCACCTACGCAACGTGAAGCGCGACGAGATCGGAAGTTTCTACGAAGCCGACCACTTGGATGGCGATGTGGATATGTTCAAGGTGATGGAAGCCTTAGTTGCAGAAAATCAAAAAAGAGAGCAACCTATTCCTTTCCGTCCAGATCATGGCCACCAAATGTTAGACGATTTGAATAAAGTGACTAATCCTGGATATTCTGCCATCGGACGCTTGAGAGGCCTGGCAGAACTTCGCGGTCTAGAGCTGGGGATTATCCGTTCGAATAGATTTTAG
- a CDS encoding LolA family protein, with the protein MIRFLYVLLAFFSVSTAFAQDRYAKSLLDEVSKKYDSYRTIQSNFTFKAVQAKGENYSDKGEMFMNKPAQQYKIVLPEQDLISDGKSVWSVLKEDKEVQVSEADNSNESIGPNNIFTFYRTGFKYISMDDESVSGAGKLKVIELSPEDTKRNYFKIKLRINKNNHIHDVTIFDKSGSRYTYTINTLYVNNPIPASTFQFQKANYAGFEVVDLR; encoded by the coding sequence ATGATTAGATTTTTGTATGTATTATTAGCATTCTTCTCGGTGAGCACAGCTTTTGCGCAAGACCGTTATGCTAAATCATTATTAGACGAGGTATCAAAAAAATACGATAGCTACAGAACAATCCAGTCCAATTTTACTTTTAAAGCCGTGCAGGCAAAAGGCGAAAACTATTCGGACAAGGGCGAAATGTTTATGAACAAACCTGCTCAGCAGTACAAAATTGTACTGCCGGAACAAGATTTGATTTCCGATGGTAAATCCGTATGGTCGGTCTTAAAAGAAGATAAGGAAGTGCAAGTATCGGAAGCCGATAACAGCAATGAATCTATCGGCCCCAACAATATCTTCACTTTCTATCGCACCGGCTTTAAATACATCAGCATGGACGATGAAAGCGTATCAGGCGCCGGTAAACTGAAAGTAATTGAGCTATCTCCTGAAGATACAAAACGCAACTACTTTAAGATCAAATTGCGCATCAACAAGAATAACCACATCCATGATGTGACAATCTTCGACAAATCAGGATCTCGTTATACCTATACCATCAATACGCTGTATGTTAACAATCCTATTCCTGCAAGCACCTTCCAATTCCAGAAAGCCAATTACGCCGGCTTCGAAGTGGTGGATTTGAGATAG